One genomic window of Glycine max cultivar Williams 82 chromosome 16, Glycine_max_v4.0, whole genome shotgun sequence includes the following:
- the LOC121173707 gene encoding receptor-like protein EIX1, whose product MILQNLDLSGNSFSSSIPDCLYGLHRLKSLEIHSSNLHGTISDALGNLTSLVELHLSNNQLEGTIPTSLGNLTSLFALYLSYNQLEGTIPTFLGNLRNSREIDLTILNLSINKFSGNPFESLGSLSKLSSLWIDGNNFQGVVKEDDLANLTSLTVFDASGNNFTLKVGPNWIPNFQLTFLDVTSWQIGPNFPSWIQSQNKLLYVGLSNTGILDSIPTWFWEAHSQLLYLNLSHNHIHGELVTTIKNPISIQTVDLSTNHLCGKLPYLSNDVYDLDLSTNSFSESMQDFLCNNQDKPMQLEFLNLASNNLSGEIPDCWINWPFLVKVNLQSNHFVGNIPPSMGSLADLQSLQIRNNTLSGIFPTSLKKTGQLISLDLGENNLSGCIPTWVGEKLSNMKILRLRSNSFSGHIPNEICQMSLLQVLDLAKNNFSGNIPSCFRNLSAMTLVNRSTHPGIYSQAPNDTQFSSVSGIVSVLLWLKGRGDEYGNILGLVTSIDLSSNKLLGKIPREITDLNGLNFLNLSHNQLIGPIPEGKNSNRNSIANL is encoded by the exons ATGATTCTTCAAAATCTTGACTTGTCTGGAAATTCATTCTCATCTTCTATACCTGATTGCCTATACGGTCTTCATCGTCTCAAGTCTTTGGAAATTCATTCCAGCAACTTGCATGGGACTATTTCTGATGCCCTGggaaatttgacttctcttgttgaacttcaTTTGTCAAACAATCAACTTGAAGGAACCATTCCAACTTCTTTGggaaatttgacttctcttTTTGCActttatttgtcatataatcaaCTTGAAGGAACAATTCCGACTTTTTTGGGAAATCTCCGCAACTCAAGGGAGATAGATTTAACAATTCTCAATCTCTCTATTAATAAATTCAGTGGAAATCCATTTGAAAGTCTTGGATCACTCTCTAAATTGTCATCTCTTTGGATTGATGGCAATAATTTTCAAGGAGTTGTCAAGGAAGATGATCTCGCAAATCTTACAAGCTTGACAGTGTTTGATGCATCAGGGAACAATTTCACTTTAAAAGTGGGTCCTAATTGGATTCCTAATTTTCAACTTACCTTTTTGGATGTGACATCATGGCAGATAGGTCCCAACTTTCCATCGTGGATTCAGTCACAAAACAAACTTCTATATGTTGGACTGTCTAACACAGGGATTTTAGATTCTATTCCCACTTGGTTCTGGGAAGCACATTCTCAGCTTTTGTATTTAAACCTCTCTCATAATCATATCCATGGTGAGCTTGTGACTACAATAAAAAATCCAATATCTATCCAAACTGTTGATCTAAGCACAAATCACTTATGTGGTAAATTACCCTATCTTTCAAATGATGTGTATGACTTAGACCTTTCAACCAATTCATTCTCTGAATCCATGCAAGATTTTTTATGTAACAATCAGGACAAGCCAATGCAATTAGAATTTCTCAATCTTGCATCAAATAATCTGTCAGGAGAAATACCTGATTGTTGGATTAATTGGCCATTTCTAGTGAAAGTGAATTTACAAAGCAACCATTTTGTTGGGAACATCCCCCCATCCATGGGTTCCTTGGCAGACCTGCAGTCTTTACAAATTCGTAACAACACACTCTCCGGAATATTTCCTACCAGTTTGAAGAAGACTGGCcaattgatatccttggatcTTGGAGAAAATAATCTTTCAGGATGTATTCCAACATGGGTTGGAGAAAAGCTCTCAAATATGAAAATCCTCCGCCTTCGATCAAACAGTTTTTCCGGTCACATTCCTAATGAAATATGTCAGATGAGTCTTCTTCAGGTTTTAGACcttgcaaaaaataatttttctggcAATATACCCAGCTGTTTCCGTAACTTGAGTGCCATGACACTAGTGAACCGGAGTACACATCCCGGTATCTATTCTCAAGCACCAAATGATACACAATTCTCTTCGGTATCAGGTATAGTTAGTGTGCTACTATGGCTAAAAGGAAGAGGAGATGAGTATGGAAACATTCTGGGTTTGGTAACAAGTATTGATCTGTCAAGTAACAAATTATTAGGAAAAATTCCTAGAGAAATCACAGATCTAAATGGATTGAACTTTTTGAACTTGTCCCACAACCAATTGATTGGTCCTATTCCAGAAG GGAAAAATTCCAACAGGAACTCAATTGCAAACCTTTGA